The DNA segment CTTTCTGGTCTCCCAGGAGCTGCATGGGTTTGGTGGGCCGGAAGTTCTCATCCAGCTCAATCAGAATGGGTGTCCCAGTGGGTAACGTCACATTGACGATATCAGCATCTGAAATACCTGTTGATATAAATATTGAATGTTGTGTTCTGTAAACTACAGTAAAACAACCATAAACAATAAAAGCGTTACCACAGCTTTCGCCCATGCTGTTATGTAAAGCGCTAGCAACATGACCAATTAAAACCAAAATACACAGATAAAGTTATTCCCTTATTATGTGTACATCTAGATCTTTACACATTCGCAATTTTTTTGGTCCAGCTACATAACGTCGATAATTTATAACATAACGGCCTATAAAGTAACTGGCTGGCCAGCTACGACAACCGTTATCTCTATAAGCCTGTGGGGAAGATTAAAGGTCAATGTGGATCTAATGGCAGTAGCCTGATGTAACATAAACCTAGTGGCCTTTTTGTACAACTTCAACCGCGTGCCATTTCTGGaactaatatacagtatattcctcTCATCCAAATGAGAGTGAATGATAGTTACGAACTAGGTCTAAAACATGGAGGGCCTAGCAAACTCCAATACAAGGGCCTTTGTGGATTCAAACGCAAGTGAAAGTGGCCATGCAGCTCATACTAAAATCTGCATGAACAAAAGAGAACAATAGCAGTGCAGCAAAAGTCAATGGTAATAATGGTACTGCAACTGATGCAGTCCAGCCGAGCAGGGTTggcaaacagagacacacacagacacacgaggAGCCACCAGGCATACCTTCCAGGTGTTTCAGCAGGGCCCTGCAGCTATTCCCATGCCCAGAGATGAGCACCAATTTCCCCTGTTTGATCTCCGGCACAATAGTGCCGTCCCAGTATGGCTGGAGCCTCTCCAAGACATCCTTCAGGCTCTCCGACTTCGGAAGATCCTCTTTAGACACGTCACAGGTAGAATACCGGCGGTCATTGTAGATCTCCTGGAAGTACGGGTGTGATTCGTCGATAGGGGGCGGCGTGAGGTCATAGCTCCTCCGCCACTGTTTCACCTGCTCCTCACCATGGTTTAGGGCCATTTCAGCTCTATTCAGCCCAATCAGGGCACCATAATGGCGCTCGTTGAGTCTCCACGTCCTGACCACGGGGACCCACTCCTGCCCCATGGCTTCCAACAACAGCCAGGCTGTGTGGATGGATCGGCCGAGCAGGGAGGTAAATACTACATCCAGGTGGTAGCCTGCTTCCTTCAGGAGGTGACCGCACGCCAAAGCCTCCTTGACCCCGTCCTCACTCAGCCTTTGGTCCACCCAGCTGCAGAAGCGGTTCTCTTTGGTCCAGGCTCCTTCTCCATGCCTCATCACAAAGACTTTGTACTTGGACATCCGGAACGACTGTCTGGCAGCAGCAGCCTGTACGGTACACAAACAATGGGTTTACAGTAACTAGATGAGGGTGATGCTGGACTAGTGCAGTCACATAtagtactgtactgtggccaGACACTTTACCACAGAAGTGAAAAACATTATTCAACAAGTCTCTTGATGAGTTTCATCGACCTAAATATCCAACAATATTTCAGTGGTGTTGTATATTATTAGTTATACACAACTCCACTCACTAGAGCCTAATATTTTACTGTTACTATGTAACTGCTGTTACTAAGCTTAATGTCAGAAGCAGTAACCATGTCATTTATTCTGCGGCTGAGGGGGTGGGTCTAGTGGGGTCAGCAAATGTCCGGCATTTCGAGTGGTTAAAAGGCTACATGCCAACACAACGGGTTATATTTAACCCCAAATTAAACAGGGTAATTCAGTAACTAAACATGGAAATGTGGCTATTGCACATTCCATAATTAATACCTTTTACATCACATCAACAGtcaaatggttaaaaaaaaaaaaaaaaagctagctGGGACGCCTTATGCACTTGTCATCTCATTGGTAGGCTGCTAGCGGGCATGCGTTTACGCGCAAGACTGTAAGACGGCAAGCTACAAAACGTACATGTACCGGAACATGCATCATAATAATAGCATGAATACTATCTTACCATGCGAGTTACAAGTAGTCGTTCGTGTAGTCGTGACTGTTGACAGAAATTTGGACAACCATCGAGAGCATTTAAGAAGTCCGCGATTGAAAGCTTGTGGTCCAATCGAAACGGAAAAGCTCACGTTTAGGGCGGGATTTGTGTCATGTGTGCTGCCCATATGTGGAGAGATGACAGAAAAGGGCTCTCTGGAACGGTCGTCATGGGGGAGAAGGCGTGGCATGACCGATTCTACTAGCTACATTGTAACAGTCACTGAACGTGGCTAGACAGTAAAGTATATTCTATGTCAATGTTTTGCTTGACAAAAACTACAGTATGAACTATGATTGATCCACAATGCAAATTACACGCACACGCGCATACACGCGATCAACTTTGTGGAATAAACTGTGTGCAGCTGACGGTTGACCATACACGTGATAATGATAACACAAGTAATTTATTGTCAGTAACACAATCATATTTGGATAACTTCTAACATCCAACATTTTGCGTGTCCATACCatataatatacactaccgttcaaaagtttggggtcactttagaaatgtccttgtttatgaaaggaaagcacatttttttaacatttaacatcaaattgatcagaaatagagtgtagtcattgttaatgttgtaaatgaatattgtagctggaaacggctgatttatttatggaatatctacataggcttacagaggcccattatcagcaaccatcactcctgtgttccaatggcactttgtcttagctaatccaagtttatcattttacaaggctaattgatcattagaaaacccttttgcaattatgttagcacagctgaaaactgttgtcctgattaaagaagcaataaaactgtccttctttagactagttgagtatctggagcatcagcatttgtgggttagattaaaggctcaaaatggccagaaacaaagaactttcttctgaaactcgtcagtctattcttgttctgagaaatgaaggctattccatgcaactaactgccaagaaactgaagatctcgtacaacactgtgcactactcccttcacagaactgtgcaaactggccctaacaagaatagaaagagaagtgtGAGGCTCCAGTGCACAAATGAACAAGAGTACAAgtacattaaagtgtctagtttgagaaacagatgcctcacaagttcCCCACTGGCATCTTcaataaatagtacccgcaaaacaccagtctcaatgtcaacagtgaaaaTGAAACTctgagatgctggccttctacaacattaacaatgtctacactgtattcctgatcaatttgatgttattttaacggacaaaaaaatagcttttctttcaaaaaccagtacatttctaagtgaccccaaacttttgaacggtagtgtatttaaCAACAACATTCCATAACATATTACATAAagataatacattatttaccattgaGTGACTATAATTATCATATGATATAAATGTGATTTGGgtgcacacacaaaacacatgtaCACATAACAACGCAAGAGACTCTGTAGCTACGTAAAACCATACAAACTAACTTTGTTCCTTGACTGTCATAATGTAAGTTAAACACTGAGAAGTCATAATGATGTCATCGTTCCACCCGTGGCTATTAGGAAGCAGCGAACATCTTCTTTCTGCCTTCCATGCCAGACATGGCATCCACATTCTTACGCCAATCAGTCACTTCCTCTTTCTGTGAGGATGACAGAAGTATTGCACACACAGTTGTATTGCAGGTGcacattacaacaacaacaaaaaagtaatgAAAAGAAAGCATTGGGACAGGCTGCACTGTGCAGTGAATGTCCCTCttaccttctcctcctccttcttgaCAGTCTTGAGGTTGGCCTTGAAGTCGACAGACTCTTTGATCTTGGCTCCCAGCAGGGCCCCCATCATGGCTTCAGCTGATACTCTCACCCTCTTCAGCTGAGGTCGCTTCTTGCCCTTCAGCTCAATGATCTTCATGGTCAGATTTTCAATCTATATTGCCACGTAGCAAGGTGTCAAAAAAATAAAAGTCTCCATTTCTAAATAAAAGTTCCACATATCAACACAAATATTCACTCTGTGATAAAATTTCACTCCGTGGTAAGATTACCTGACTCAAAGCCACAAGAGGGTAGAACATATTTCAAATGTTGCTGTCTGTACATTGATTTGATTGAAATgttattgtaaaaaataaatgcaTATGTTGCCTTTATGGTAATAATTATTTTTACAATATCGACCTGAACAAAGGTTTATTATATACTATTCTTCTTAATAAGATATCCCGTACTTGGATAGAGTATGCATTGAAAGATAATACATTGAAGTGAACTGTTTGTAATATTTTAATTTGAGAATCTGTGGATCGGGTACCTCTGCGTCACTTTTGGAAACTTTCATTGCGATGTCGTACCGCTCTTCATCAACAACATCAATTTTCTGGTGCAGTTCTTTACAAAGAGTCTGTGAAGAGAAAGCAGATTGATATCTGAATATACCGTACTCATACCCGTTGTATTCATAGTACTTTTCCTGAACATAGCTAACTATACTGTAGTCATACTCATAGTAACCTACAGATTTGGTCattttgatcactctgttgtccCAGAGAATTTTCCTGAGCCAAAGGATTTACCTGAATTCACTGAAAATCTGcagttctccttctctctctctcgctcaaatGTTAAGCACCAGACCAAATACATGTCCTACTACTGTAGGTCCTATCAAAACGCATTTCCTGTTAGAAATTAATACTTTTTTTGAGAATAATCAAATCTTCCTGCGGCAGAATTATTTTACTTCTGCGATGAaactgatcaaattaagatctgacACCTGTACATAAATATACCTGAACATTCCTAAATATACTTATACTCATAGTACTGTACCTGAATAAACATGACTATACTCATAGTACTGTACCTGAATAAACATGAATATACGCATTACACTGTCCCTGAATAGAAATGACTATACTCATAGTACTGTACCTGAATAAACATGACTATACTCATTGTACTGTCCCTGAATAAACATGACTATACTCATAGTACTGTACCTGAATATACATGACTATACTCATAGTACTGTACCCGAATAAACATGACTATACTCACAGTACTGTACCTGATTAGAAATGACGATACTCATAGTACTGTACCTGAATATACATGACTATACTCATAGTACTGTGCATGAATATACATGACTATATGCATAGTACTGTACGTGAATATACATGACTATACTCATAGTATTGTACCTGAATATACATGACTATACTCATAGTAATGTATCTAAATAATATTCCTATATTAATAGTACCTGCAGGTCCTGTACAGACAGCCCAGATAGCTTCAGTGCTGGGACTCGTTCACTCAGTGTGTTTTCTCTGTCAATCACCTTCTGCTCCTTTTCAGCCACCAACATAGCCATGGCCTTCTTCACCAGTTTGGTCTGGGAAACAACACCATATAATTACTTTATACTATAATGTATTAGCAGTGTACTTGTAGCATAACTGCTATGGTGTTTTGTATATCTATGTATACGTTAGCCACAAATCACAACTGACACACATTATGGAGAAGTGTTGTTTAGTTGTGACTGTGACAGTAACAGGGAAGTAAGACAGAAAAGCTACCTTCAAGAAGAGTCTGCGAGATGCAGAGATCTTCGACTTTGGTTTTGGCTGAAATGAGGACAGAGAAGATGTCTTAAGCTCATTGCTAAAAAAAGATTAAACAATAATATTCATGATCAATATTTTCATGTTAAATTATTAATTGGCTTTTATGGACAGTACCCTTGAAATGTTTATCTTTGTATTGTTTCTGCCTCAAATTAGCTGATGTAACAAGGGCTTTATATATCACATTTGACTGATTTGATCAAAAGTCCTGAAATCCAGAATCCAGAATATAAAATAACCTGATCTTCATGCTATGCTGCAACGGCACCTTCTAGGCCAGCGCAGTGAAGCATAAATTATTGTGATAATAGAccggtatcccttctttcttttctttccaaaacacttgagtgtgctgtctctgaccatctctctctttatctccctcagAACGaccttcttgaccctaaccagtcacgGAGACTCTCcgctctgccaaagctgactctctctcctctgttctcatcctcctactGTAGATCTATCCTCTGCCTTCAATatccgtgaaccatcagatcctcctctccaccctctcagggctgggcgtctctgGCTCtacacactcttggattgcatcctacctggcatgTCGCTCCTTTATGTATTTGTTTTGAGccgttggcggtaggtgcacttgattcagcaggcCTAGCGCTgggaaggcaaagtgttcccattttgaaccatttaatgtgtctgaaggtagaactctgCATACCCAGAAGGCCccgagagcaaatcaagtgcacttacaggtctaccgctggccaatcagatagctcacaTCATAAAAACCATGACTATcaatgaatacagcaaagagctgctgtttttatgagtcaGTTCATGTTTGTTGTTATTCAGCATtgtcaacactttgttcaacacttttataagccataaaatgtgcgttctccctacttccactcatgctacaaccagcactgcagctgtaatgaatgagtacaaccagcactgcagctgtaatgaatgagtacaaccagcactgcagctgtaatgaatgagtacaaccagcactgcagctgtaatgaatgagtacaaccagcactgcagctgtaatgaatgagtacaaccagcactgcagctgtaatgaatgagtatagcaaagtgttcccataagcttgcattgttattattagcggcttttaatatcaaggaatatttcactttctggTAAaaagagtaacaacatgaattggtgcatgaggcagaaatgaTTCAGTGCGACTTAAGTTTCGctatcagctggaagactgttaCCTTTTTTCAGCAAAGggagctctctccctcccctcactgaccatcagatgcaggtcaTCAGTACAGTAAAAAAACAAAGaagctcactcagctgtgcctcacaagtattACAACAAATagtctattaccagtgtgataaTATACCTAAATGTTTTtaatataatttcaaaatggtctgagaagaacaaaattggcagggcaattcaagcacagccaatatgcagtgataatgtattgggcctatagcttactgtacatacctcattgctacagaacagtttttaattggttaatgttgcataggcttagtttttttaagtcatgttaaaaaaaaattggaatggtagatctcggcttgcggttttactcagaaagtgatcttggtgaccactgctctacaaCATCCGAAGAGTACGAgctttcctcacacaggaagcggtgcAGAttctaatccaggcacttgtcatttCCCGcctagactactgcaactctctgttggctgggttcctcgcttgtgccatcaaacccctgtaACTTATCCGGAACGCAGCggcccgcctggtgttcaaccttcctaaGTTCTCCCGTGTCACCCCACTCCTCCGCACACtacactggcttccagtcgaagcttgcATCATCTTCAAGACTCTGTTGCTTGCCTATAGAGCAGCAAGGGGAACTGGCCCTCCTTGCCTtaaggctatgctcaaaccctacatcccAACATCCCAATACacatgttgttgtctcacctagctgtcttaagatgaatgcactaattgtaagttgctctggataagagtgtctgctaaattactaaaatgtaaatgtaaattacgTCTGTCAAGATGATCATTGTGTAAGGGCAGTGTTAATTTCTGCACATTTGTTCTGGTTTGAGTATGAAAATTCACTTACCGGCCTGGACCAACATCAGCCAATTGGAGAGAAAGAAACCAAAACCCCAAAAGAAGAAGATTGTCACATTTATGTTCTTTGCATATTGTTTACTGCAGTGACTATATAATGTCTACACCCCCCTTGGAGTTCTTCACATTTTatcgttacaaagtgggattaaaattgatttaattgtcaatTTTTTAAAACGATCtaaacaaaatactctgtaatgtcaaagtggaagaaaaattagaacatttattaaatatgaatgaaaaataaaacactaataaagtattcacccccgagtcaatgcatgttagaaacacctgtggtagcgattacagctacaagtcttcttgggtatgtctCATAAGAGCATTGCACACCTCTATTGTgcaatattttcccattattgttttaaaaattcttcaagctctgtcaaggtgttgggaTCATGGTTAGACAGCAatgttcaggtcttgccatagatttcaaAGCAGATTTAAATTCAAAACTGGGCTTCTCAGGAAAATGTGCtgccttcttggtaagcaacttcagtgtagatttggcttttgttggttattgtcctgctgaaaagtgaattcctctcccagtgtctgttgtaaAACAGACTGAagcagattttcctctaggattttgcctgtgcttagctacaTCTTAtttcttttcatcctgaaaaactccccagtatttgccaatgtcaagcatacccataccatgatgcagccaccaccatgcttgagaATAAGAAgacagttactcagtgatgtgttgtgttggatttgcccaaacataaggctttacaattaggccaaaaagtgtattcctttgccatgttcttttttcagtattactttagtggctTATTGCataaatgcaaattaattacttaaaaatcatacaatgtgattttcttgatttttgttttagattccgtctctcacagttgaagtgtacctatgataaaaaattacagacctctacatgctttgtaagtaggaaaacctgcaaaatcggcagtgtatcaaatacttgttctccccactgtatgttgtatgtatgggggacagaggaaggggtagtcattaaaaaatcatgtcaaccaCTATTATTTcatacagagtgagtccatgtaacttattatatgatttgttaagccacagttttacttctgaactaatttaggcttgcctaaacaaacaGTTGAATACTTATGCGACGACTatattttgtattaatttgtcaAAAACAATTATAATTTTCTTTTCACTTCGAGTATTTTGTGTGGATCAattacaaaaaattacaattaaatctatttcaatcccactttgtaatacaacaaaatgtggaacaagttcAAGGGGATGTAGACTATCTATAGTCACTGTATTTGTTGACAGCAATGCAATGAAATATGAGACGTTGATACTTACGCTTCAGACATGGTTGCAGTTCTCTGTGTCTCCTACATATTTCACAATGTAAAAAAGTTAAACAGTTACAACAGACTGAAAGGTGTTTTCAGAACTACATCATATTACAGTTTTCAACGCGCCAAACTATAGCTAAACTATTTTacataaaacaatacatttaGTTCATTTTGATAATATTCCAATCTATTCTAACAGATTATCAAATAAAAAACAATCTTGTTTCTTGATAACTACAGCAAATGACTGtaataaaaacatacaacataAAACTACAATACATGACCTTAGAGTAATAAAATAATGGTTGAAAGTCAGTATCGTTAACACACAATAAATCTGTCAGAGTAGTATTTAGTCTTTATTTTATTCAGTCTTTATTTAATTTAGGATTTAGATACATATCTGACTAGTGTTTAGTATTTGGGGCATTATCAAAGAATGCTAGTATGCAGATTTATAACTTGATTTAGAAAGGTCTTCTCCCAAGAGATCTCCTGTTTAGTATTGTGGACTTTAGACTTAATGAATTGTACACACAAATGTGAGGTCAAATAGCTAAACTGGTTAGCGATCTTCTGTAATATCTCACAAAAATCATATATATCAAACATACATAACAGAAAACAATTCTCTGGTTGTTTGCCAATTCATAAAATTACCATGAAATTTACCATGAAAACAAAAAAATGCAATAAAGTTCTGGTCTTACCCAATTGCAATAGAAATAGTTGGCAAACTAAAACAATCCTGACATAAATCACATGTACAAACTTCAACTTCAACTTGACATCTCTTTGTTGGGGTATCTACTTACACAGACAGCAAGCTACTGTCAAAAAATACACCAAAAAAAATCCTTTACCACAATCAGATTTTACACTTTCCTCCTTTGAGGTGTTGCGTTAATACTGGAAACTTACCTTTCAGGTGAAGAAAAGCTAATGTAACGTTACTAGTTGTCTTTGTGAGGCTGGAGGGATGAAAAGTGGGTTAATATATAGATTCTGGACCTCATGTGAGTGGCTCACCAAAATAGACCCTCTGTCCTCACCATTCTTATTATGTGTGACCTTCCACACATAGTAACTTGATTTGACTTTTAGTGGTGGTACTTTATATTCTACTGCATGTAATTTGAGAGTGTAAATAAATCTATATAATTGATACATTATATTTGGTGAACACAACCAAGAGCACTTCAGAGAATTTGATTCGTGTCACATAACTAACTGTACAATGCCATGTCGTTTGGAAATTAACATTGACCACACTGTACCCGGACTGTTTATTATAAGAATTAAAAGTTCTCAAGGACTTAGAtgcacactaccggtcaaaagttttagaacaccttctcattcatgggtttttctttattttgactattttctacattgtagaataatagcgaagacatccaaactatgaaataacacatatggaatcatgtagtaaccaaaaaagtgttaaacaaatcaaaatatattttatattggagattcttcaaatagccaccctttgccttgatgacagctttgcactctcttggcattctctcaaccagcatcacctggaatgcttttccaacagtcttaaagaagttcccacatatgctgaacacttgctggctgcttttccttcactttgcggtccgactcatcccaaaccatctcaatttggttaaggtcgggggattgtggaggccaggtcatctgatgcagcattccatgactctccttcttggtcaaatagcacttacacagcctggaggtgcgttgggtcattgtcctattgaaaaacaaattatagtcccactaagcccaaaccagatgggatggcgtatcgctgcaaaatgctgtggtagccatgctggttaagtgtgccttgaattctaaataaatcaccgacagtgtcaccagcaaagcaccaccacactataacacctcctcctccatccttcacagtgggaaatacacatgcagagataatctgttcacccgcaccgcgtctcacaaagacacggcggttggaaccataaatctctcatttggactccagaccaaaggacaaatttccaccggtctaatgtccattgttcgtgtttcttggcccaagcaagtctcttcttcttattggtgtcctttaatagtggtttctttgcagaaattctaccatgaaggcctggatcacacagtctcctctgaacagttgatgttgagatgtgtctgttacttgaactatgtgaagcatttatttgggctgcaatttctgaggctggtaactctaatgaacttattctctgcagcagagggaactctgggtcttcctttcctgtggcggtcctcatgagtgccagtttcatcatggcacttgatggtttttacgactgcacttgaagaaacttaaaaagttcttgaaattttccggattgactgaccttcatgtcttaaagtaatgacggactgtcatttgtctttgcttatttgagctgttcttgccataatatggacttggtctattaccaaatatggctatcttctgtataccacccctacctttttacaacacaactgattggctcaaatgcattaagaaggaaagaaattccacaaatgaacttttaagaaggcacacctgttaaaacttctttgggaacgggggcagtattgagtagcttggatgaataaggtgcccagagtaaactgcctgctactcaggcccaaaagctagaatatgcatataattagtagatttggatagaaaacactctgaaatttctaaaactgtttgaatgatgtctgtgagtataacagaactcatatgccaggcaaaaacctgagaaagaatccaaacaggaagtgggaaatctgaggtttgtagtttttcaaatcattgcctatccaatatacagtgtctatggggtcatattgcacttcctaaggcttccactagatgtcaacagtctttagaaccttgtttcaggcttctactgtgaagggggagagaataagagctgtttgagtcaggggtcttgcagaatgccatgagctcagtcaggcgtTCGCCCGTGAAAGTTAGCTgcgttccctttcatttctaaagacaaaggaattgtccggttgaaacattattgaagatttatgataaaaacatcctaaagattgattctatacattgtttgacatgtttctacgaactgtaatataacttttttgacttttcgtctgaactaagTGATCGCGCATTGaacatttggattactgggctaaacgcgcgaacaaaaaggaggtatttggacataaattatggactttatcgaacaaaacaaacatttattgtggaactgggattcctgggagtgcattccgatgaagatcatcaaaggtaagtgaatatttataacgctatttcttagttttgtgacacctctccttctttggaaaatggctgtatgtttttctgtgacttggcgct comes from the Salvelinus namaycush isolate Seneca chromosome 21, SaNama_1.0, whole genome shotgun sequence genome and includes:
- the LOC120066779 gene encoding bisphosphoglycerate mutase-like, encoding MSKYKVFVMRHGEGAWTKENRFCSWVDQRLSEDGVKEALACGHLLKEAGYHLDVVFTSLLGRSIHTAWLLLEAMGQEWVPVVRTWRLNERHYGALIGLNRAEMALNHGEEQVKQWRRSYDLTPPPIDESHPYFQEIYNDRRYSTCDVSKEDLPKSESLKDVLERLQPYWDGTIVPEIKQGKLVLISGHGNSCRALLKHLEGISDADIVNVTLPTGTPILIELDENFRPTKPMQLLGDQKAIQAAIRKVEDQGKVKQTA
- the LOC120065962 gene encoding troponin I, slow skeletal muscle-like — translated: MSEANELKTSSLSSFQPKPKSKISASRRLFLKTKLVKKAMAMLVAEKEQKVIDRENTLSERVPALKLSGLSVQDLQTLCKELHQKIDVVDEERYDIAMKVSKSDAEIENLTMKIIELKGKKRPQLKRVRVSAEAMMGALLGAKIKESVDFKANLKTVKKEEEKKEEVTDWRKNVDAMSGMEGRKKMFAAS